Below is a window of Populus alba chromosome 2, ASM523922v2, whole genome shotgun sequence DNA.
TGCTAGTGCATATAATGGATTCGACAAGTTTCAACGGCGAAGTTAGTGGATTAGTCACAGTATGAAAACCACCTCGTATGTGGATTCTTAAATGATGAGTTGCTAATTTACCTGAGGGCCTTGCTCAATTCCCTCTCTGAATGGATCACCAACAGTACGTTCGATGGCACGTGCCTTTGCTTTCTCCACAAACTCATTGTACACACGCTCGTGCACAAATGTACGAGAACCAGCACAGCAGCATTGGCCCTGCAAAGTGCACAAAAGTGTGATCAATGAAGTAATTGAACTACCTTGAAAACCacctgggttttttttatactctttaatataattttaatcgatttgatttgatttaactatttttaGAAGCCAttctattttaagaaaaattttcCTGGGCATACCTGATTAAAGAATACAGCAGAGTGTGAAAGCTCTACAGCCTGATCAACATCAGCATCCTCACAGACAATGAACGGTGATTTCCCTCCAAGCTCCAAAGTTACTGGTTTAAGATTGCTTTTTGATGCTAACTCAAGTACAATTTTTCCAGTATCAGTTGATCCTGTGAATGCAAGCTGGAAAGAGATTGCAGATTAGAAATGGAAATCATGTTTCAAATATAAGCTTCAAAATAAGTGCCTCCTACTACTACTAAATCAAATAGGACAGTGCACTAGCATCCTTTTACAAACTTTGAAAAAGTTGTATCCTCTATCTTCAGAGGCATGTCCATCAACGATGATAACAGCTACTGTATTTCAAATTTCTGAAAGCAAATTTTAAACATCATGCATGTTTTAAgctaaatatctttttaagtgattttcCACCTTGGCCTACCAATTCAACTAACtactataattaatattttttctactaaTGACAAATAACTACCAAGCAGAAACAACCGCTCTACGACTCCCTTGTAAGCAGCCCTGGAAAATAAAATCAGAATCACAGCTATTTACCACagctaaaattcaaaagttcatCGGGAAACCAAAAATCCCCAAGCATTATGTTCAAGGACCTTCTGAACCAAATATTAGTGTGCATTCACCATGCAGTTCTAAAATCATTGATCAATAATGGAGATGATCCACGggattatatttatactatttgaAATAATCGGTGCCTACACTAGATCTCAAGTCATGACTGCTTAAAGAACTAATAagacaataaattttaaaccttTAGGTTCAAATTCTGCAAGTTCAAAACATGTCTAAAGTGAGGATGCTTATCACCGTAAAGGAAAAGGTAAAGATGTTTAAGGCTGCATATACCTTATCCACATCCATATGGCTAGCAAGAGCAGCACCAGCGGTTGGACCGAAACCAGACACCACATTCAGAACACCATCTGGAAGTCCAGCCTATCAGAAGGATTAGCTGATCAGAACCACAGATAGAAATCACATGTGCATAAAAAATTGCCACTCAAATTTTACATAATGCACAAGTGAGAAAGCGCATATGTAGCATAGATGGCCGGCATGGATTGTAGTAAAACTCTCATTCATTTGGAATAATGTCAACACTAAGTAAACTATTTATCAAGAATTGTGCAGAAATTTAGTAATGCAAGAAGTGAGcaaatattatattcaaaactACCTCATGAAATAGCTTGGCTGCATATACAGCAGACAATGGGGTCTGCTCTGCTGTCTTTATAACAACGGTGTTGCCACATGCTAATGCTGGCCCAACCTTCCAAGAAAACATGAGCATTGGAAAATTCCATGGAATAATCTGACCTGCTACACCGATTGGTTCATGCAAGGTTTGTACATGATATGGCCCATCAGCAGGAACTGTGAGGCCATGGATTTTATCTGCCCAACCTGGTAAATttggagaagagaaaaatatttgattaggaattccaaaagaaaggaaagaaataaagaaagagtaTGTCTGTGTGCAGAATGTGAGAAAAGTTTAAAGCATATTGTAGTACTAAAATATAATCTCTGCATTTCTACTTCACCCACCAGCATAGTATCTAAATATACGCACAGTCATTGGTATTTCAATTTTAGCAGCTTGCTCATATGGTTTGCCATTATCCCACGTTTCAAGAGCTGCAATTTCATCAGTATGCTTTTCAAGCAAATCAGCAAAACGCCAAATGATCCTTGACCTTTCCTGAAACACAGCAAAGAAAATTCTCAACCCAAAGATCCTTTTTTCCCCTATTTTACATAAACAGCAAACCAACTACTCCAGTAAAAGTTAACAAGTAAGAGGAGCGGTGGTTACATAAGCTGTCATCCGTGGCCATGGTCCTTCATCAAAAGCCTTGCGGGCAGCAGAGACCGCTCTGTTTACATCTTCAACATCACCTTCAGCAACATGAGCAATCACCTCCCCTGTCCTCGGGTCCAATGTTGGAAACGTCTTCCCTGTAGGCAAAGGATACCCCATGTAGAAGGTTTAATAAATGCTCTCAagtcaaacaaaacaaaacaaaagggataTCCCGTGTAGaaggtttaataaatttatgaacAGATAAACTACAAGGTCCTCAAGGAGACCCCAACAGTTAAAACTTGGAATTTCCACCAGGAGGCCACAAATGTTCTATTTCCGGGAGGACTACCTCAACTGTCAAATCCAAGAATCGTTGGATCCCcttagaaaaacacaaaaaacgtGCTCTCAGAAAACTATTCCCCGGGCCCCTCTGAGATTTCGACCTCAATGTGTCCATCTACAAAATGGGTGCTAGATAGCTTCGTTGGAAGGAAACAAAAGTTTGGTCACACTTAAAATGAGGCTGCCTCTACCTCAGAGTGAAACTCAGTGGTCCacacccaaagaaaaaaaaagttgattgtATAAAATTCTAGGgaaaaaatgagagaagaaaaaaagttcatACCTGATGCTGCATCCACGAATTGTCCATTAATTAAGAGTTGATTGTATTTGACAGAGACAGGTGGAGTAATCGGGTCCTCAACAGCAGCCAAAGTACTCTTATATCTACCGATTAATCTGCTCTGACCAGCACCACCCCTCACTGAAATAATTTAGCGGTTAGGTAAAATATAGAATGAAAAAAAGGGTGAtcgttaatatcaaaaaagcATGTAGATAACGAAAACAAAGTGTCATaactcaaaaggaaaaaaaaaaaaaaaaaaaaaaaggctggtTCTTTAGATCGCGATCAAATCACCTCTCGAAAAGAAACATGGAGGAGCAGCAGCAGAAGAGAAAGAGCGAGAGAGCACAGTTGATATCTTCTTGGCAGCCATGGATACAGATTTGAAACCGAAGGAGGATGATCAGTGCTTTGGAGCTGTTTGCAGCTTTATAGAGAAGCAGAAAGGGTGAATCGGACGAGCTTTATTGTATATTCagtaataattatgataataaagCTCTATTCTTGGAAGTTGAGGTGGCTGTCTACTTTTCAAGGTTATCCTTTTCCTTCTTCGATCTGATGATGACGCAAGGAAAGAAACACGCGAAAACATTTTTACAAATTCATCGTtttgtaataatatattttacttttttaattccttgattCAAAATTACTTCTTCGAAGATTGTTTCTGATAGGCCAGTTCATGTATTCTTAATTGAATATCTTTGTAGCAAATTATATGCAAGaaaataactgtttttttttgttttttccggGACAAAAACCCAGCCCATGAGGAACCAAACAACCATGTGGGACCTACTGAGCAAGCACACAAGATGGATGGaaagaaaagtagaaaaatacaAACAGCGTGGAAGCaagtggatatatatatatatatatattccaagaACATGTAAGATTATAAAGGTTGAGGAGCGGTTACTTTCTATAATTAAAGAAGAGATGGTCATTAAAATACAGTAATCCATGCAGGTAGAGCGCTTAGCTGGATTGGACAGCGCGTGAAATATTTGCTACATTCCAAATTACCGGGAGGTGAAGATTACAACACTACCCGCGGATATTATAGCCGTATAAGTGCTAGACACGTGCACGGGTAATGATTTTTACATTACCGGATGTGAACTCGTTTTATAAATTAGAGTTAACTATTATTGGTGTCCCTGCTTCGCCGCGGCACAggctgttttttcttttaagaaaatgtTCAGCTATTAAAATaggatagaaaaatatatataaaaaaacaggcTATCATAAATGTGTAATTAAGCAGGTGGAGTCAACGTTTTGGATCGCCGTTCaatctgtatttttaaaatttttaatttaatattaatatttttttaatatttttaaattgtttttcaatgctgatattaaaaataatttttaaaaaataaaaaaaatatattattttaatatatttctaagtgaaaagcacttAGAAAATCAAGCGCAAACACACTTCACAAACACACCCTCGGTGTTTGTGTTTAGTGCTATaatgtaaatttttatattttacgtgataaattaaaataaaattcatacatTTTACATTGCATGAATTATAGGATTTATATGCATTTAATTGGTTCAAGATTTACCGAGTTTAAAATTGTCAAATCTGGATTTTAAATTGAACCGATCAACCATTTGATCTATCAGATGAACAATAATAGTTATAAAATGACTAGTTTTTGCTAGAAACATACATATAGTTTGTCTAATTGTAGAGTTACATACAAAATATGaacaaatacacacacacacgacctatttgtttttttaaaaaaaaataactttaaaatcatCATCCTTAATCATATTCATATCTatgcattaaaatttttatattcgtGCACAAGAGtatatattcttattttcaTAACACTTGAACACTTTCAAATCCCTCGAGTGTTATTGGGTGACTTGTAAAGATCATAGATTCTCAATTATAAGATCCATTCTAATAAGAGAGAGTATTTTGCAACTACAAAATCACACTTATAAAAACTTAAGAGTTTagataaaattttgatattggtGATGTATTGttactaagaaaaaaatcttgagGAGCAGACATCTTCAAGTGGTGTATAAGCTTAGTGTGGCTTCATCAGAGACATTGTATCTCTAATTTggattagttaaaatatacaaTACTCAAGTATGGTTGATACTTGAGGTGTGAATGTAGGTTTGTCGAACCATGTTAAAAACCAAGTTTGAAATCTCTCTTCCCTTACCTATTTATTTTAAGCACTTTAATTATACCATTGGTTGTTGTGTTTGTTGTGCTTAACTGTTTTAAAATGtgttatttgttaatattaatgaaatacTTAATTCACCCTTTAGGTGTTCTTGTTGTTTTAATCCTAGAACAACTATATCATCATAATTACTAcgattattgttattgttgttgtgttgttgtgttgttgttgttagtattactactactattatcattattactgttgttgttgctgctgctgctacgaTCAATACTATTATCAcagttattattatcatcactattacttatactattactattactattactattattattactattactagttgcaatatcattgttattaccACTATCACTACAATTACTATTATTCATTACCATCATCATTGTTGTTGTCATtatcaccattattattattattattattattattattattattattattattatcactacaACTATTactacaattattattattattattaccaccaCCATtactattattgaaaaaataaaaatcatgaatttgattttgaatgatattattgaaaactataaaagttttaacaaaatatccaaggaaaacaataagaaatcaaaagaagagaaagcaaattgaaatcattattatcattgaaaaaacaaaaatcataaacttgatttgaaggataaaactaaaagccataaaaattttgagaaaaaagaaaaggaaaaaaattaaaaattaaaagtagaaagaccaaatcaaaaaacattatatacacaaattaaaaaccaaggtttaaattcaaaaacaaaatagaactttaacaaaagggaaaatgacaaaaaaatagaaataaaaactaaaagaacaaaatctgaaaaaattacaaaactgaaTCCCTAATAcatctaatattgaaggatgaaactggaaatgaaaaatgaaaagcatagattacaaagaaaaaattgaaggaaaaaaaaaactattacaataaataatgttttgtgatGAGGGGTATAATGaaatctccttctcttttagtTTAAACTAGTTATTTAACTCATGTTATTTCTTAcgttaaatatttgtttttctataaaaaaattgtatatgcAAGCTTTTCTGATATGTAtttgtctataaaaaaaattattaagtgtaaattgaaaattttgtacatatatataatcaaataaatcaagcactatgtatattaaaaaatatatataaaaatccattaacaataaatgaaaatgaaaatggaaatggaaatggaaaaattaatatacgtatatagattaagatatttgacaTTACAATGCAGGTCTTTGACCAAGCTATGTTGAATGACCTTGTATACCAAAATCAAtattagtat
It encodes the following:
- the LOC118044512 gene encoding aldehyde dehydrogenase family 2 member B7, mitochondrial translates to MAAKKISTVLSRSFSSAAAPPCFFSRVRGGAGQSRLIGRYKSTLAAVEDPITPPVSVKYNQLLINGQFVDAASGKTFPTLDPRTGEVIAHVAEGDVEDVNRAVSAARKAFDEGPWPRMTAYERSRIIWRFADLLEKHTDEIAALETWDNGKPYEQAAKIEIPMTVRIFRYYAGWADKIHGLTVPADGPYHVQTLHEPIGVAGQIIPWNFPMLMFSWKVGPALACGNTVVIKTAEQTPLSAVYAAKLFHEAGLPDGVLNVVSGFGPTAGAALASHMDVDKLAFTGSTDTGKIVLELASKSNLKPVTLELGGKSPFIVCEDADVDQAVELSHSAVFFNQGQCCCAGSRTFVHERVYNEFVEKAKARAIERTVGDPFREGIEQGPQVDSDQFEKILRIIRSGVESGANLKAGGDRFGTTGYYIQPTVFSDVQDDMLIAKEEIFGPVQSIFKFKDLDEVIQRSNSTRYGLAAGIFTHNLDTANTLSRALKVGTVWINCYDVFDAAIPFGGYKMSGNGREKGIYSLSNYLQVKAVVTSLTNPAWL